The following coding sequences are from one Dermacentor andersoni chromosome 5, qqDerAnde1_hic_scaffold, whole genome shotgun sequence window:
- the LOC126531664 gene encoding uncharacterized protein isoform X2, giving the protein MRRAEGAYSYSEALKGERCVPLHGGTDETNLHPLHIEPRCDTAVQEVTEQVLQHPPAADFFDLQRRLERVDPFADTTVTSFSSEACSQRSKSEAQIMKIVQMVKRRLPEREELQGGFSHMTLNAIVALVLSHMRNIANDASSTIKPAA; this is encoded by the exons ATGAGACGGGCGGAAGGGGCATACAGCTATTCAGAGGCACTGAAAGGTGAAAGATGTGTTCCACTTCATGGTGGCACTGATGAGACAAACCTGCATCCACTGCATATTGAGCCCAGATGTGATACAGCTGTGCAGGAGGTCACGGAGCAAG TGCTGCAGCATCCACCAGCGGCAGACTTTTTCGACCTGCAGCGGCGGCTAGAAAGGGTTGATCCTTTTGCTGACACTACTGTGACATCGTTTAGCTCTGAGGCCTGCTCACAAAGGAGCAAG AGCGAAGCTCAGATTATGAAGATAGTTCAGATGGTGAAAAGAAGATTGCCAGAACGGGAGGA GTTGCAGGGTGGCTTCTCGCATATGACGTTGAATGCCATTGTCGCCCTTGTACTCAGCCACATGAGGAACATTGCAAACG ATGCGTCGTCTACAATCAAGCCTGCTGCTTAA
- the LOC126531664 gene encoding uncharacterized protein isoform X1 has translation MRRAEGAYSYSEALKGERCVPLHGGTDETNLHPLHIEPRCDTAVQEVTEQVLQHPPAADFFDLQRRLERVDPFADTTVTSFSSEACSQRSKSEAQIMKIVQMVKRRLPEREEQEIHRHVVDLRRLQGGFSHMTLNAIVALVLSHMRNIANDASSTIKPAA, from the exons ATGAGACGGGCGGAAGGGGCATACAGCTATTCAGAGGCACTGAAAGGTGAAAGATGTGTTCCACTTCATGGTGGCACTGATGAGACAAACCTGCATCCACTGCATATTGAGCCCAGATGTGATACAGCTGTGCAGGAGGTCACGGAGCAAG TGCTGCAGCATCCACCAGCGGCAGACTTTTTCGACCTGCAGCGGCGGCTAGAAAGGGTTGATCCTTTTGCTGACACTACTGTGACATCGTTTAGCTCTGAGGCCTGCTCACAAAGGAGCAAG AGCGAAGCTCAGATTATGAAGATAGTTCAGATGGTGAAAAGAAGATTGCCAGAACGGGAGGA GCAGGAGATCCACAGACACGTGGTTGACCTACGCAGGTTGCAGGGTGGCTTCTCGCATATGACGTTGAATGCCATTGTCGCCCTTGTACTCAGCCACATGAGGAACATTGCAAACG ATGCGTCGTCTACAATCAAGCCTGCTGCTTAA